The genomic DNA GACTCAGGAGCAGTTGGACATTCAGACACTCCACCGCGTCCGTTCCCGCCTGGTGGCCGAGCGCAGGAGCCTGATCAATCAACTGCGGGCGATCCTGCTGGAGCGCGGGACGATTTTCCCGGTTGGGCGACGCAAGCTGGAACTCGGCATTGATGCGATGCTGGCTGACGGGGATACGACATTGTCACCACGGCTGCGCCAGCTCGTGGGCGAACTGCGCGCCGAGTGGCGCGGCCTCGATGCAAGGATCGAAGCTCTGAACGGCGAGTTCATCGAGATGGCTCGTAATGACGAGAATGCGCGGCGGCTCACGTCCATCCCGGGCGTCGGAGTACTGAACGCAACCGCCCTTATCGCAGCGGTCGGCGATGCCAGCAGCTTTGCCAAGGCGCGAGATCTGGGTGCATGGCTCGGACTGGTGCCACGGCAACACACGACAGGAGGCAAGCCACGGCTGCTCGGCATCTCCAAGCGCGGCAACACCTACTTACGGACTTCGCTCATTCACGGCGCAAGAGCGGCACTACCATCATTGTCGCAAAGCGAGACCCCACTGGGACGCTGGCTGAAAGGCATGATCGAGCGCGGTATCCACCGCAATGCGATCGTCGTCGCATTGGCCAACAAGCTGGCGCGGATTGCTTGGGCAGCCTTGCGCAAGGGAGCAACTTTCGAGCGCGGCTACCCAGTCGCGGCATAACCTGATCGGCCGCATGCACGCCCGTGCGTAGGCCAACGATGTTTGCAGGAAGGATCGTGAAGATGGCCTGACAGTCGATCGGCGTCTGGAA from Novosphingobium sp. 9U includes the following:
- a CDS encoding IS110 family transposase, producing the protein MSIVILGVDLGKNACSVVGVDAAGAVIVRRSMRRQTLIDYVAKLPTCVVAMEACCGAHHLGRLFAAHGHEIRLMSPEYVRPYVKAQKNDDRDAEGIAEAASRPTMRFVELKTQEQLDIQTLHRVRSRLVAERRSLINQLRAILLERGTIFPVGRRKLELGIDAMLADGDTTLSPRLRQLVGELRAEWRGLDARIEALNGEFIEMARNDENARRLTSIPGVGVLNATALIAAVGDASSFAKARDLGAWLGLVPRQHTTGGKPRLLGISKRGNTYLRTSLIHGARAALPSLSQSETPLGRWLKGMIERGIHRNAIVVALANKLARIAWAALRKGATFERGYPVAA